The proteins below are encoded in one region of bacterium:
- a CDS encoding M55 family metallopeptidase, whose translation MKVFISADMEGTAGVTDWEQVMAKHPEYARFRRLMTEEVNAAALGAIEGGAKEIVVNDSHADMRNILIEELHPQVQLISGSPKPYSMMQGIDASFDAVFFTGYHGIAGTANAILDHSFSSASVRQIKLGNLVVGEPGMNAALAGFFKVPVALVTGDGTAVAQVKKLIPQVEAVAVKEAIGRVAARSYQPVEARRRIKDGALRALKRVKDLKPFVIPRPVALEIEWHYTGMADRCMLIPGVTRVNARAIGFKAKDAEQAYTVTIACLVMARSTL comes from the coding sequence ATGAAGGTCTTCATCTCCGCGGACATGGAAGGCACGGCCGGTGTGACCGACTGGGAACAGGTCATGGCGAAACACCCCGAGTATGCCCGGTTCCGGCGGTTGATGACCGAGGAGGTCAACGCGGCGGCGCTCGGCGCGATCGAGGGCGGGGCCAAGGAGATCGTCGTCAACGACTCCCACGCCGACATGCGGAACATCCTGATCGAGGAGCTGCATCCGCAGGTCCAGCTCATCAGCGGGAGCCCGAAGCCCTACAGCATGATGCAGGGGATCGACGCGTCGTTCGACGCCGTGTTCTTCACCGGGTACCACGGCATTGCCGGCACGGCCAACGCGATCCTGGACCATTCGTTCAGCAGCGCGTCGGTGCGGCAGATCAAGCTCGGTAATCTCGTGGTCGGCGAGCCCGGGATGAACGCGGCGCTGGCCGGGTTCTTCAAGGTGCCGGTGGCGCTCGTGACCGGCGACGGCACGGCGGTGGCGCAGGTCAAGAAGCTGATCCCGCAGGTGGAGGCCGTGGCGGTGAAGGAGGCGATCGGGCGCGTGGCCGCGCGGTCGTACCAGCCGGTCGAGGCGCGCCGCCGGATCAAGGACGGCGCCCTGCGCGCGCTCAAGCGCGTGAAAGATCTCAAGCCGTTCGTCATCCCGCGGCCGGTGGCGCTCGAGATCGAGTGGCACTACACGGGGATGGCGGACCGGTGCATGTTGATCCCGGGCGTGACGCGCGTCAACGCCCGCGCCATCGGGTTCAAGGCCAAGGACGCCGAGCAGGCCTACACCGTGACGATCGCGTGCCTCGTGATGGCGCGGTCCACCCTATAG